The genomic segment AAGTTGAAGACACTTTAATGGTATAAGTAACCTAATTTAATTTTATGCCCACATCCTgacttgtcattttaatgttggattGCTTTGTAGCCATTTTTTAATCTGATTCTGTTTTTCTCTACATTCCTGTCAGCAATTTCTCATAGACGTCAATCTGATTTTCTGTCATTATGGTGTTAAATGAGTGTGCGCTAAGGACAAGGGCAGAATTGCAAGTACAGTGCTCAACATAAATAAGTGCATCTCAACAGATTAGTCAGAAAACCTTGAGTTTcctttcagaatcaatattttctaTTGCATACTCTACTACACAATACACAGATGTGAGCAAATGAGGTTTGTCAATGTGCACATACAAAAATGCTATTTTCTCCCCCACATAATAATTTAATGTGGCAAAATTTCCTATGCACCAATATATTTTAGAGTTCAAAAGGTATGAATTCAACCAACTGAattctgaaaattattattgtgTGCACTGACAAATTGATAAATAGTTTATATTTCAAAGGGGATGCACTCATTTATGTTGTGCACCGTAAATCGATTAagaattgtttattttctctGCCCTTCTTCCACTGTCCCCTCCTTTAGCTGATTGGCCGGGGCCGATACGGTGCTGTTTATTGCGGCTCCCTCGATGAGCGACCTGTTGCCGTCAAGGTCTTTACTGCCACCAACCGCCAGAACTTTCTAAATGAATGCTCCATCTACCGGCTGCCGCTACTGGAGCACGGCAACATCGCCTGCTTTGTGGCCGCCGATGAGCGGACAGGCCCAGAGGGGCGCACTGAGTACCTGCTGGTCATGGATTACTACCCGCACGTGAGTGAAATGACTCCCAGGGTCTTTTGGCAATCCGGGCAACATGCACTTGTAGTGTAGTTGAATAGCTGTCTCTTGGTATGAAGACAAAGCAAAACCACCTCTTATACAATGTAGCCTTGAGTATGATTCCCTTGGTCATGTAATGCAGTGTCAGCGAGGAAAGATTGTAAGCAAAATGCATGAGTAAATATGTACACAAGTAGTAAATAATAGAATGACCGGATCTAACTGAGGGTTGCCTTGTAGTATATGATCAAGCCAGACAGTAGATGGATGGGATGGTGTCTTATCCTTTAATTTTCTACATTCTTTTCCTATGTTGATGTAACGTGACAACGATCtagaaaaaacataaataaccgCTTTGCTGGAGAAAGGTTGTCAAGTTCAGTATCTTGAGcggcacacgtacacacgtctAGTGTTGGGCCattcatgaatgaatgtgaTGTACTCAAGCATATGCTCTGTTTTAGAAAAGATTGATTATTCAGTGTTTAAACGGGTATGTAAACACCTGTGTTTTCTAAAGCTTCCATTTTTGCTCTCTaaaacagtgattcccaaccagtgtgccatgggaaattgTCCAATTAGACTCAAGTGGTCGTATCTTTGTTTGTCTATCTATGTCAgagatgtatagtgacaggcagaacaactaaatgctcttccattagatggcagttAACCAGGGATAAACCTGATTATCAGCCAGGCCGATTATCAGCGgcaatatttgacattttgacgCATATCGGACtctgccttttttaaatttaaatccgACGGCCAGTAAGACATCAATTTAAAACTGAGTAAACTTCagggaactatttatttattgaaattttCAATTAACTGCTGCTGAGCCTTGAAGCTTCCTGcactttttgtgaaaatgttataacaaagatgtctattgtgtattgattttaaaaaaataataataataaacttcaACATATTGCAAACCCAAAAAGCTGTTGGataaaacatacagtgggtacagaaagtatttcgacccccttaaatttttcactctttgatacattgcagccatttgctgaaatcatttgggttaatttttttctcaatgtacacacagcaccctatattgacggaaaaaaattgaattgttgacatttttgcagatttattaaaaaagaaaaactgaaatatcaaacagCCGTAAGTAatgagaccctttgctcagtatttagtagaagcacccttttgagctcatacagccatgagtcttttgggaataatgcatttttttctgtcaatatggggtgctgtgtgtacattgaggggggggggaaattaactTGCAGGATTTTAGCAactggctgcaatatagcaaagagtgaaaaatgtaaggagtctgaatactttccgtacccactgtatgcttaaaggcatttaaaactggtggagtttgtattattcaaaatattgACACCAATATTAATCCTTTCCAAGCAAATAGAAATATGGGTTATTGGCCTCCTTTACTACTAATAATTGGTACTGATAGTGAGcctgaaaaaaacatcagcCTATCTCTACAGTTAATgagtatccactttttgtgacatttttgttgggtgGTGTGTTatgaggtttttattttcttatgtaaaatatgtgccttggcttaatAAAGATTGGGAAATACTGCTCTAAAACACTTgttgtttaaacaaacaactgaaatgacactttaaaataaatcaattcatgATAAAATAGACCTTGAACAGACACAGTCGTAAAGTTGGAGTGTAATATAAGCATAATTATTTGCTCTAATAAACAAAATGGTGAAACCTGTGCCATCACCTGGATGATGGTGCACGTGAAATCATTGTCACTTGCCCTTTGTCGAGTAGTGTTTTGAAGTGACAAACAAAGACTCAGCAATTTTTGTCCCCCTCTACACACGTCGCATCTCGTTTTGTCAGATTTCAAGAGCCATGCTGACGATTGATTTGACTCATCCACGTGTCACGCCGGtctctctttttcttcatcataCCCCTTTCTCTTAATCCAGGGCTCTCTAAGCCGCTACCTGAGCGTTCAAACCAGCGACTGGGTCAACAGCTGCCGGCTTGCTCACTCCGTCACTCGTGGCTTGGCGTACCTGCACACTGAACTCTTTAAAGGAGGTGAGCTGCCAAAATTATTGGAATTAGAATTATTCCAAAAGCCCTGTTTTCCAGCCAAGATCTAAAGCCTGCACAATACAACTCCGTGTGGGTCTTTGCATGGGTCACTCTGCATCACTGCATTTGGACAAACGCACACTTCCATGCTGCCTGCACAGCAAGCCTATTTATAGAGTGGCCTTTAGCTTGCATCCAAGTCACACAAAATTGGAGAGAAGGACAAAGTGAGCTGATATGAATATTCCCAAGGCCTAGTGAAAGCATTCTTCGTAGGCAGAAGTGACAACTAAACAGAGCGGCAACTCCCTCGGCCCTCCTCATTCTTCTCAATCAGCAGTGGTGCTCATCACAGCAGTCAGCGAGGCTTAGAAGTAGGGAGGAAGACTGAGCGAAAGGCAGGTGGATGAGGAAGGGACAGGCGAAGAGTCAAAAGGGAAAGAGGAGTCACCTGCTGTACAGGGAGCTGCGATCAGGATAATCTCTTGATTCGATGCTCTAACTGCCCCTCTTCTGGTCAGTAGGATTGCACAGGCAAAGGATATTAGGCAATATGATCATAATCCTATTTTTGTAGCTTTGATAGAGGAGACAGAGTTTAGTTCTTTAGTAACAGTGCATCCTGTTGCGGTAGAATGAGAGGAGAGGAGGACACTAAGCGATATGAGGGgatttgcttgatgtacagtataattaAATATCAGTATACAGTGAAGGGATCTCATCTGATGTGCGTCTGAGACGCATAAAGTAAGATCAATCTCCGTTTTAGGATGCAGAGCTATGACTTAGTACTCtggcgtggtgctggaaatccggcgtatgaattattatttttttttgggtggggggtcGGTGGGTGCGAGACAGGACTCCAGAGTACGACTAAGTCGGTCGCATATAGGCCATAAATTCTGAATggtgtagcaaaaaaaaaaaaaaaaaaaaagagggtgcCCAGtcatttggaagaaaaaaacatttccgcgACTTGAAAGTAGACACATGAAACCCAccgtggtctctaaaccaatcagttAGTGAAGGGCGGGGACCCTCCATCTGATTGgccgtgtgcgtgtgcacgcgCACTTTTGAAATGCGTGCACTCACGTACACGAAGCTAAGTTTTCTGACGGCGAGCCAATAGCTGCACTGTTAAAGAAAATTgagcggcataaatggaattagttccaaagcctcaCACCACCGTGacaatgtgggaacattttagattcaagccagatgaacgcggccatccGGCTAACACCACTGAGCTGGTATgttgaatttgtatgaagtcgcaacaaaggCAACACAACTtcaacctcaaagtgacaaaatcaactttaaacacaaccatcccacccaatttcttcagatGGGATTCTGGtaacagaaaacacacacatttcccgTCAGGTTGTAGTAACGGAACATTTTgcccaaacaatgcaaatacaaacgtggCACatgtatgctcacattatatacagtctAGCGTTACTCActattgtaagagatgtagccattgaacatgttgacaaagcagcgttttaaaaaaaaacaacaacaaaaaaaacaaaaaaaaaaggctgcagACTAAATACTAAAGATTAAATGGCACAAATGAATTGAATCAAAACACGCTTTGATCTACATGTGCTGATTCAATTTGCTatactttgcacattttcttaaccaactggaaacttaaTTGGCTGTATATTGCCTGTTccacattacaatgtcaatgtttgtTATTCCtcgaattaaaagtgaattgttctgaaaaaggatgtacttgcattattatgctctatCATTTTATcaatggcataaaaaaaatcaacaaaactaTCGTTTGTcgtaataattttggggaaaatatatcatccaAAACAATTTGCTATTGTGACAGCCCTAAACACATATatgttgagagagagcaagagtaatggctaacataaaaatattgcaaaaactgtataaaataatagtaaataataacaaaaatctgaaatataGCGTGGCCGCAAAGCAAGAACCATGATATagcagaggattactgtatctgtattttgcGATGATAAACtacagggactcattgttcccaggttgggactcattgtttcctaGACATGTGCatccgggactcacatagtctcaagtgtaaaattatctatGCTGTGGTATCTTaatttacaagtttaatttgttgctTTACAAAGCTCGTAACTGAATGCCCTCTAATATTTTAAATctgttttccccattgaaattgaaatgccattaatctgttccagccaccTCAATgaagcagcttttttttgttacggttctaataaagaaaaataacccCGTTTTTTCagctataaatataaaaatacaattgaagacaatgtaaagaaataaagtggTTATATGAACTGTAATTAAGTCGAaagtctctctcacacacacacatgcagtaaGTAGTACAGTCGCATATCcgtgtgttgatgtgtgcctttaatggGCCGTGGCCTAGTGAAGGAGCTCAGGAGCTCTTGACTTTCCACGTGACTAACGTCTTCTTCATGCTCGTTGTGTGTTTTCGTTCCCTATTTGTGTTTGCCTGCTTGTTCCATCAATAATTGGCTGTAAGTGTGCCAGTGACTGtgacttttttccccaactTCACTCGAGCAGCACCATATCAGAAGCTCACTTGTAACTCATATTTTGGCCCGCAACACAAAGCTAAAACACACGATGTCTCATAActcaaaaaaagttttaaaaaaataataataataaaaaaaagtaagggcacttgtaagtcaaggtacgagATAGGAGCTGTAGCTATCCCTATCTAACTGCTAGGCCTAAATCTGTTTATTTTTCAGCTGGTTATGCACATTGTATCTTGTTTTAAAAGCGCAATGTTCCTCAACTGAATCAATTTTAGAAGCACCATGACCTCCATTATCAAATATTGTCTCAcatttcttccttccttctttcaaAGACATGTACAAGCCAGCGGTCTCCCACAGGGATCTGAACAGTCGGAATATTCTTGTTAAGGCCGATGGCACTTGCGTAATCATCGACTTCGGCTTGTCTATGAAGCTGACTGGTAACAGGCTGGCACGCCACGGGGAGGAGGAAAACGCTGCTATCAGTGAGGTGAGAGCAAACCCTTGGTAACAGTTACTTGAAGGAGAATTTAATCAAGGGAATGCAGTGGGCATGCCAATAAgtgttcaaaatgtaatttcGTAGGTGGGCACCATCCGCTACATGGCGCCAGAGGTGCTGGAGGGTGCAGTGAATCTGAGGGACTGTGAGTCTGCGCTGAAGCAGGTGGACATGTACGCTCTGGGCCTGATCTACTGGGAGACCTTCATGAGATGCACAGACCTTTTCCCTGGTAAGACTTGACACGCACACGCGTTTTTCAAAGTCGGAGCATAAAACTGGTTCCTAAATTTCACATCTCTCCTCTAGGCGAATCTGTACCAGAGTACCAGATGGCCTTCCAGGCGGAGGTCGGGAACCACCCGACGTTCGAGGATATGCAAGTGCTGGTGTCGAGGGAGAAACAGCGGCCCAAATTCCCAGAAGCCTGGAAAGAGAACAGCTTGGTATGTGTGTGAGGAAGAGAAGAGTCAGAAGGGgagcaacaaaaatgtcagaatagcaaaatgtggagaGGAATGTCactaattaaatgcaaatgcttgATATCGGTGGGTCAAAGGTTTGACACAGATATCGTAAACCCCACgttacgttccagaccacccctGCAACAAGTGAAATCCTCGATATAGAAATTCcctatttaaatacatatttggcatattttcataacatttacAGCGCTTAAATTTTGTAAGGTCTTTAAacaaacttttaaaacaatacaaacacatttaaacacttaTAACAATGGATATTGAGCGAGCAAGAGCAATGGCTAACAGAAAAATAtcgtacaaacagtataaaaaaaatagagtaacaactctAATAACACTTACCCAAAAAAATCTACGTTATAGTGGGATCGTGAACTGTGATATAGTGGGGATTTGCTGTATTGCGAGCAAATGATTTCAAACTAAATAttgaatgttattcactttaatctATTTAATCTATTCTTTTTCACTAAGTTTGGTCATCTAAATGTGGTGTTCTGTGACCAATATTAATAATTtctataaaactaaaataatcaatTGTGTATCAGATCCAGCTGTAAATACCTGGCAATAAGAGTTGAAATGTACTTTTGGACAGGACAGTATATTCAGTTTTTAAGACaggaccttgaaaaaaaatacaaatattaataatGAACACGCACACATCAACTCGTACATAACTCAGTTCAATAAATTATTTCACGGATGAGCTTGTCTTTCACATCTGGTGCATGTTTTCGAACTCAGATCATGTGTaagtaagccatttatttttaacaataataTTGCAAGATGGgcgacacggtgggcgactggttagagcgtcagcctcacagttctgaggacccgggttcaatccccggccccgcctgtgtggagtttgcatgttctccccgtgcctgcgtgggttttctccgggcactccggtttcctcccacatcccaaaaacatgcattgattggagactctaaattgcccgtaggcacgacagtgagtgcgaatggttgtttgttcctatgttccctgcgattggctggcaaccagttcagggtgtaccccgcctcctgcccgatgacagctgggataggctccagcacgcccgcgaccctagtgaggagaagtggctcagacaatggatggatggatattgcaaGATGAGtttggaatttcttttttttttttattgtgtattttttattttttattttatttatttattttttttattgtggatcatggtttgttgtttatttaccATTTAAACCATTAGCATAGGCAATTCTAAATGTTTTAGAGGagggtgtcaattatttgcagtttttcaccCATTTTTTGGCAGGTCTCAATCCTTATCCCCCGAGTATACTgcatttgcaaaacattttttggaccTTCAAGCTATGGCTCCCCAGCTTGAAAATGGGGGCTATAGATACAGTTTGCAGGCGATTACTATGTGTCTTATCTGGCAGGCGGTTCGTTCTCTAAAAGAGACGATGGAGGACTGCTGGGACCAGGATGCAGAGGCCCGCCTCACAGCCCAGGGTGCAGAGGAACGGCTGGCAGAGTTGCTCCTCATTTGGGACCGCTCCAAATCAGTCAGCCCCACACTCAACCCCATGTCGACCACACTGCACAATGAGAGGTAAAATTCTTAGGGGTTCTTCACCTGTTTTAATGGCTGCGCTTTAAAACCAGAAATTCTTTCTCCCATTTCCATCCAGAAACCGCGTGACACCCAAGTCTGGCCCGTATGGCGACCATTCCTCGACTTACATCGAAGAGCACGAGGGCAtggccaaaaacatgcaggccgATACCACAAGCTCTGCAGGTGGCAGAGTCGGGGGTGGACCCGTGGAAAGGAACAGGAACTCGATCAACCAAGAACGCCAGCAGCAAGCTAACGCCCGACTGCCCAGCCCAGAGGCTAGCAGCACCAGCGGGGCTTGCTTGGGTCTCAGAGGGAGCCCCTCAGCCTCCACCACGACCACCACGATCATTTCTGAGTCCGAGGGGCCAACGGGGTGCGCCACAGTCCCTGTCTGCCTCCACCTAACTCAGGAAGACCTGGAGACCACCAAGCTTGATCCCAAAGAGGTCGACAAGAACCTGAAAGAGAGCTCAGATGAGAACCTTATGGAGCACTCGCAAAAGCAGTTCTGCTCGCCAGACCCTCTGAGCCCAGGAAGTTCCAGCTTGCTGTACCCCCTCATCAAGATGGCAAGTGAGGCCTCGGGTACGTCCGAACCCGCTGCCTCCATGCCTGCCACCGTCTTCCCTCTGCCCAAGCAGCAGAACCTGCCCAAAAGGCCATCTAGCTTGTCCCTGCGTAACAAGTCAGCCAAGAAGGAATCGTCATCCTCTTCGCTCAGGTTCAAGTTCGGACGCTCGGGGAAGTCCAACCTACGGCAGGTGGAGGGATCCAAGATTAACAGCGGTGCAGTAACGGGCCCAAACATGGATGCAGAAGCTCATCGAGGCGTGGGCATAAACAATATACCCGCTCTACGAGATGTGCACGCTAACGCCAGCATAAATGGCGCCATTAACGGTCACAACAGCGGCATTGTCTCTTCCGGGGCCATAAGTGGAGATACGGGTTTTGGAGGATCCGGTGTCATTCACAACGGAAACGGAGCGTTGCGCTCCGATGACAGTCGTCTCAGCCTCGGCGTCATCACGGCCAGCCCCGACGAACACGAGCCGCTTCTTAGCCGTGAGCAGCCGGATCCCAGGGACCCGTCTTCAAGCGTGGCCGCGCTGCGCTCGGCCCGACcgaacaccaacaacaacaacagcaacacggGCCATGGCCGGGACGATGGCAACAGCGGAGGCGAGAGCGATGGAGGCGGAGATGAGGACACTGGTACGGAAGGAGGAAGCGGGGCTCCCACCGGACCTCCGGGAGAAAGCCCCGGGCTCTGCTCCGGTGCCTCGGACTTCCCGGCGACGGTCACCATGCGAGACGAGTCCCTGCTCAGGCAGCCCAGAGTTCGGAGACCTGAGAGACCCAACTCCTTGGACCTGTCCTTCACCACACAGGACCTGGCCTCATTATGTGAGACATCAATTAATATTTCCAGTTTCCTCAGTCACAACACCGCGAAGGTTGCAGTCATTACGGCGGTGGGGGGTTAGTAACACATGAATTGAAGGTACCTGTTGATTTACCAAGTGCTTCacaatgaatttgaatttgaaaaagggCAGATCAGTGCCGTTCTCGACGGAAAATCCAGAGTCCGGCCAGTCCGAGATGAGATCAAAACCTTCAAAATGTGTTCTTGAGACAAAGACCCGGTCTTACAGTGTTACAACAATAGAGCTCACAGTGTTGAATTTAGTGACCGCTTGTCACAACATAAGGGGCTACCACCTTCAcgaggctcatcaatagtatcAGCTAGCATACCAGCCTAATAGAACATGCTAGCACAAGCTGACGTGACATGGTGGACAAAAATGTGTACTAGTAAGCCTGTCACGATAACACATTTTTTagaacgatatattttccccaaaaactatcacgataaacgagaaaatatatatttattttcttttattattattatatttatacctctgaaatcatgaaaaataaggcccacccTCGAGCTGAAGGACTGTGTGATTGGTCCGCTGGAGTCGTGCccatcacctgtcaatcaaatatgttagCTGTAACAAcgactggctgaataacgtgtgccgctgaggttatgcttaagaAACGGTTAACTTTCTCATGCGTGTAACTCTGAGCAAGAcgctgacgttttaaacgaCATCGCTGCGgcagagcgagctgtttagctcgtCAACTAGCAAACATAATAAACTttagtgtctctgttgtgtgctaCGCACTGCACATGGAGCAGGGCTGTGGGGTATCGGACAGAGCCAACACCTCCCGCCGGCGTTCCACGAGCCCGcaagcggctaatgacacagccgtcgGCTCATGGCCCACCACAACAATGAGAATTGTATCGAGTCCGGGAAAACCGTCGTGTCCATTTTATAtatcgaacgataagtcgaCATAATTATCATGACGGGCGTATGCACTAGCGCTTTACACAAACAGTAAGTCATCACGTTTTGACATtgccacacaaaaataaatgtcagggAATACAAGCAAATTGTAACGGCAAAGTGGACTACACTGGCCATTAGCTGCATCGAGAAGCAAACACAAACTCTGTTTCAGTTAAACTGTGCACGAAAAACAGGACATCTCAAATGCGGACAAAAAGCATCATCAATCAAACCTAACAGCAACAGTAAGATGGCACTAAAGTaataatttgattgattttgcctgagcacaaaaaaacgGTGACTGAGTGAGTTTTTCTGCCAATAttggaggataggttcccccccaaaatgcgTAGTGTTGCATTGAA from the Phycodurus eques isolate BA_2022a chromosome 1, UOR_Pequ_1.1, whole genome shotgun sequence genome contains:
- the LOC133405945 gene encoding bone morphogenetic protein receptor type-2-like isoform X2, whose product is MLGAFIVSSPIERLLSAQGEERECAFTDQKEQWEMERVAGGEGRVSPENTTIRCAKGSHCFGLWEKKKPGEVQLVKQGCWTHLGDHQDCREDRCVVTKLPPQIQNGTFHFCCCGSDMCNVNFTEDFPPPSPTTAQPIYSHTLRYEETIIIALATVSVLAVVAAAAFFGYRLMRGDRKQGLHNLNMMEAAGSESSLDLDNLKLLELIGRGRYGAVYCGSLDERPVAVKVFTATNRQNFLNECSIYRLPLLEHGNIACFVAADERTGPEGRTEYLLVMDYYPHGSLSRYLSVQTSDWVNSCRLAHSVTRGLAYLHTELFKGDMYKPAVSHRDLNSRNILVKADGTCVIIDFGLSMKLTGNRLARHGEEENAAISEVGTIRYMAPEVLEGAVNLRDCESALKQVDMYALGLIYWETFMRCTDLFPGESVPEYQMAFQAEVGNHPTFEDMQVLVSREKQRPKFPEAWKENSLAVRSLKETMEDCWDQDAEARLTAQGAEERLAELLLIWDRSKSVSPTLNPMSTTLHNERNRVTPKSGPYGDHSSTYIEEHEGMAKNMQADTTSSAGGRVGGGPVERNRNSINQERQQQANARLPSPEASSTSGACLGLRGSPSASTTTTTIISESEGPTGCATVPVCLHLTQEDLETTKLDPKEVDKNLKESSDENLMEHSQKQFCSPDPLSPGSSSLLYPLIKMASEASGTSEPAASMPATVFPLPKQQNLPKRPSSLSLRNKSAKKESSSSSLRFKFGRSGKSNLRQVEGSKINSGAVTGPNMDAEAHRGVGINNIPALRDVHANASINGAINGHNSGIVSSGAISGDTGFGGSGVIHNGNGALRSDDSRLSLGVITASPDEHEPLLSREQPDPRDPSSSVAALRSARPNTNNNNSNTGHGRDDGNSGGESDGGGDEDTGTEGGSGAPTGPPGESPGLCSGASDFPATVTMRDESLLRQPRVRRPERPNSLDLSFTTQDLASLCDSLGNPDSALGTSDKIKKRVKTPYSLKKWRPTTWVISTDARGLEVNNNNGSGRSQGHSHNRPKSTSAIYLRGGDLIDERGDTHV
- the LOC133405945 gene encoding bone morphogenetic protein receptor type-2-like isoform X1, whose translation is MPVGRTTTMQCLAKFAFCLTLLLTPVAAAQGEERECAFTDQKEQWEMERVAGGEGRVSPENTTIRCAKGSHCFGLWEKKKPGEVQLVKQGCWTHLGDHQDCREDRCVVTKLPPQIQNGTFHFCCCGSDMCNVNFTEDFPPPSPTTAQPIYSHTLRYEETIIIALATVSVLAVVAAAAFFGYRLMRGDRKQGLHNLNMMEAAGSESSLDLDNLKLLELIGRGRYGAVYCGSLDERPVAVKVFTATNRQNFLNECSIYRLPLLEHGNIACFVAADERTGPEGRTEYLLVMDYYPHGSLSRYLSVQTSDWVNSCRLAHSVTRGLAYLHTELFKGDMYKPAVSHRDLNSRNILVKADGTCVIIDFGLSMKLTGNRLARHGEEENAAISEVGTIRYMAPEVLEGAVNLRDCESALKQVDMYALGLIYWETFMRCTDLFPGESVPEYQMAFQAEVGNHPTFEDMQVLVSREKQRPKFPEAWKENSLAVRSLKETMEDCWDQDAEARLTAQGAEERLAELLLIWDRSKSVSPTLNPMSTTLHNERNRVTPKSGPYGDHSSTYIEEHEGMAKNMQADTTSSAGGRVGGGPVERNRNSINQERQQQANARLPSPEASSTSGACLGLRGSPSASTTTTTIISESEGPTGCATVPVCLHLTQEDLETTKLDPKEVDKNLKESSDENLMEHSQKQFCSPDPLSPGSSSLLYPLIKMASEASGTSEPAASMPATVFPLPKQQNLPKRPSSLSLRNKSAKKESSSSSLRFKFGRSGKSNLRQVEGSKINSGAVTGPNMDAEAHRGVGINNIPALRDVHANASINGAINGHNSGIVSSGAISGDTGFGGSGVIHNGNGALRSDDSRLSLGVITASPDEHEPLLSREQPDPRDPSSSVAALRSARPNTNNNNSNTGHGRDDGNSGGESDGGGDEDTGTEGGSGAPTGPPGESPGLCSGASDFPATVTMRDESLLRQPRVRRPERPNSLDLSFTTQDLASLCDSLGNPDSALGTSDKIKKRVKTPYSLKKWRPTTWVISTDARGLEVNNNNGSGRSQGHSHNRPKSTSAIYLRGGDLIDERGDTHV